Proteins from one Nakamurella multipartita DSM 44233 genomic window:
- a CDS encoding helix-turn-helix transcriptional regulator yields MTAPARELVTLRTRPPSTLPAGVRRRRLETALDRSFDRVLTLVSAGPGFGKTVTVASWVQLRQIDHCFAWLTLDHFADSVHGFWSDVLAAIRFSDAVPADSPLHEISPASSFGSREVDSLLAQLADLRRPVVLVLDDFHLIRNPEVLESIATLLDRQPSKLRLVLTTRADPVLPLHRLRVAGQLTEIRSRDLAFTLEESADLFVLEGFALTAEQLDDLYRRTQGWPAGLRLAAMTLDRADLAASINRVTGSDRAIAEYLVGEVLDRSEPADREFLLRTSIVDRLCADLADRLTGRDDGQQALGRLLRSNALVTALDDRDQWVSYHPLLRELLRHRLLLEHRAIVPELQRRAAAWFVERGDPIESLRHSIRAQDWDGAGRTLMLCIPKILSVEAPILAAAIRPLADRAVTHPGLFPLLAAAASHLQQQDYAAVHQNIVDARQYVDSAPDELRPLITVLLELFEIAYCRLVGDATGLANQCDKVLRLVDEIPRRDLPLAPHFRAIATANLGAAQLWTDDLGAAELTFADGDRQLNDLGLELTLLNTVSFQSVMEAMTGRCRRAERRARQALALVDRRGWGSETQSFALHLALGMVLNARGQADEAMRAFGRGLSVSRTQSDRMVRLGLAVGAVEAAVLRSDVAGAMEADARARAGLARTPGTPIRMRCWADVAGAQTLIAAGLPQEAIERLGEPADDRGFSAVWQRAWLARAHLELGALHRVEELVRPVIEPGWQYREPVILARLLLAIAAEKQHRDGLALTHFTAAVELAQPEGIRRPFLQLASRLAGPLHRYQVLDGPNTAFVVECIGAAPADAHSPAGQVEHLTERELIVLKYLPTMLKAGEIADDLFVSVNTVKAHLRSMYRKLGVSNRREAVERARSQGLL; encoded by the coding sequence CGTCCTGGGTGCAGCTGCGCCAGATCGACCACTGCTTCGCCTGGCTGACCCTGGACCATTTCGCCGACTCCGTGCACGGGTTCTGGTCCGACGTGCTGGCCGCGATCCGGTTCAGCGACGCGGTGCCGGCGGACAGCCCGCTGCATGAGATCAGCCCGGCCAGCTCGTTCGGCTCACGGGAGGTCGACAGCCTGCTGGCCCAGCTGGCCGACCTGCGCCGGCCGGTGGTCCTGGTGCTGGACGACTTCCACCTGATTCGCAACCCCGAGGTGCTCGAGTCGATCGCGACCCTGCTGGACCGGCAACCGTCCAAGCTCCGGTTGGTGCTGACCACCCGCGCCGATCCGGTGCTGCCGCTGCACCGGTTGCGGGTGGCCGGCCAGTTGACCGAGATCCGCAGCCGCGACCTGGCCTTCACCCTCGAGGAGTCGGCCGATCTGTTCGTGCTGGAGGGCTTCGCGCTGACGGCCGAGCAGCTGGACGATCTGTACCGGCGCACCCAGGGCTGGCCGGCCGGGCTGCGGCTGGCGGCCATGACGCTGGATCGGGCCGACCTGGCGGCCAGCATCAACCGGGTCACCGGCAGCGACCGGGCGATCGCCGAATACCTGGTCGGGGAGGTCCTGGACCGCTCGGAGCCGGCCGACCGTGAGTTCCTGCTGCGCACCAGCATCGTCGACCGGTTGTGCGCCGACCTGGCCGACCGGTTGACCGGCCGCGACGACGGCCAGCAGGCGCTCGGCCGGCTGCTGCGGTCCAACGCCCTGGTCACCGCCCTGGACGATCGTGATCAGTGGGTCAGCTATCACCCGCTGCTACGCGAACTGCTGCGGCACCGGCTGCTGCTCGAGCACCGGGCGATCGTGCCGGAGCTCCAGCGCCGGGCCGCGGCCTGGTTCGTCGAGCGCGGCGATCCGATCGAATCCCTGCGCCACTCGATTCGGGCCCAGGACTGGGACGGGGCCGGCCGCACGCTGATGCTCTGCATCCCCAAGATTCTCTCGGTCGAGGCGCCCATCCTGGCCGCCGCGATCCGGCCGCTGGCCGACCGGGCGGTCACCCACCCGGGTCTGTTCCCGCTGCTCGCGGCGGCCGCCTCGCACCTGCAACAGCAGGACTACGCGGCCGTGCACCAGAACATCGTGGACGCACGCCAGTACGTGGACTCCGCGCCGGACGAGCTGCGGCCGTTGATCACGGTGCTGCTCGAACTGTTCGAGATCGCCTACTGCCGGCTGGTAGGCGACGCGACCGGGCTGGCCAACCAGTGCGACAAGGTGCTGCGGCTGGTCGACGAGATTCCGCGGCGGGACCTGCCGCTGGCCCCGCACTTCCGGGCCATCGCCACCGCGAACCTGGGGGCGGCCCAGCTGTGGACCGACGACCTGGGCGCGGCCGAACTGACCTTCGCCGACGGCGACCGCCAGCTGAACGACCTGGGCCTGGAGTTGACCCTGCTCAACACGGTCTCGTTCCAGTCGGTGATGGAGGCGATGACCGGGCGGTGCCGGCGGGCCGAACGGCGGGCCCGGCAGGCGCTGGCCCTGGTCGACCGGCGTGGCTGGGGATCGGAGACCCAGTCATTCGCGCTGCACCTGGCCCTGGGCATGGTGCTCAACGCCCGCGGCCAGGCCGACGAGGCCATGCGGGCCTTCGGCCGAGGCTTGAGCGTGAGCCGCACACAGAGCGACCGGATGGTCCGGCTGGGCCTGGCCGTCGGCGCGGTGGAGGCCGCCGTGCTGCGCTCGGACGTGGCCGGGGCGATGGAGGCCGACGCCCGGGCCCGGGCCGGCCTGGCCCGCACGCCCGGGACGCCCATCCGGATGCGCTGCTGGGCCGACGTGGCCGGGGCGCAGACCCTCATCGCCGCCGGGCTCCCGCAGGAGGCGATCGAACGGCTGGGCGAGCCGGCCGACGACCGCGGCTTCTCCGCCGTCTGGCAGCGGGCCTGGCTGGCCCGGGCCCACCTGGAACTGGGCGCCCTGCACCGGGTGGAAGAGCTGGTCCGGCCGGTCATCGAGCCCGGCTGGCAGTACCGGGAACCGGTCATCCTGGCCCGGCTGCTGCTGGCCATCGCGGCCGAGAAGCAACACCGGGACGGGTTGGCCCTGACCCACTTCACCGCCGCGGTCGAGTTGGCCCAGCCCGAGGGGATCCGGCGCCCTTTTCTGCAGCTGGCCAGCCGGCTGGCCGGGCCCCTGCACCGCTATCAGGTGCTCGACGGACCGAACACCGCGTTCGTGGTCGAGTGCATCGGCGCGGCCCCAGCCGACGCGCACAGCCCGGCCGGGCAGGTCGAGCACCTGACCGAACGCGAACTGATCGTGCTCAAGTACCTGCCGACGATGCTGAAGGCCGGGGAGATCGCCGACGATCTTTTCGTGTCGGTCAACACGGTCAAGGCCCATCTGCGGTCCATGTATCGCAAGCTGGGGGTCAGCAACCGCCGGGAGGCGGTGGAACGCGCCCGGTCCCAAGGGCTGTTGTAG